Sequence from the Fodinibius salicampi genome:
TATCACCGGTACAACCTCGTCCATCGACAGTTATTTCAGTAATCTTTATTCCCGCGATACTCTTTCCGGCAAGCATATCGTTATTAACCGTCAGCTGATTGAGGACCTGGAAGAAAAAAGAAAGTGGAGCGATGAGATCGCCGATGCCATAAAGGCCAATAACGGCTCGGTGCAGTATATCGATGAGCTTGATGGCGTTATTGACAAAGAGTTGTATAAGACCGCCTATGAGATCCATCCCAAGCGGCAGATTGATATCGCGGCGGCTTTCCAAGAATCCATCGATCAGGCCGTGTCCAAATCGCTGTACATTGATGAGCACTTGCGTGACAACATGGAGGAGATCTATCTTTATGCTTGGGAAAAGAAGCTGAAGTCCACCTATTACTGCTTCATTGACAAGGTAGTAAAAGGGGAGAAGTACACCGAGAAAGTAAATAAAAGGGGATCGCGCAAAGGGTTCGGAGCCTCATCTCCATCTGAAAACGATGGGGCGAAACAGAAAACCGATCCGGTAGAAGAAGATAAGGCAGAACTAGAGGCCAAAGCACGGGAAAAATTTGGTGATGAGGTCGTAGATGAAGCACTCGAAGCCAATGCCGACTCGTGTCCCACGGACCCGATGCTGCGGCGGATTTGTCCGGCGTGTGAATAGTAAATATTTCAAAATATATCAATAGCCCGGGAATACATCCCGGGCTATTGATATATAGTAATGCTAATCTGTTAAAAGTTTAAATATTTTTTATAAATCTGTAATTGATTAATATACAATTGGTTATAGGAAATACTTAAACTAACTATTAGATCTGTTTTATCCCCGAATCAACCAGGCACCCGGCGGTACGTTGCGAGAGAGCGTGTAGCAGTCACCGGGTGGAGGCTGGTGGCCAGGTGGAGTATTGGGATACCAGATTCTGCAGCTTCCGGGAGGCGGCATATGTCCGGGAGGTACTTTTCCAACGCCTTTCCGATGGTCAGGTCTCCGCTCATGTTTTTCTACAGCTACCCCGCCTCTTTCTCCTTCAAGGATAAGAAGTCCATGGGAGCAGCCAGAAAGTAAAACCGTGACCGTAATAATGAACAGTACTTTTAAAAGGTAACTTAGCTGGTTTTTCATAATATGGCGTTCTCATTGCGATTTATTTCAATAAGAACAGACAAATACCCGTTTTAAATAGCATGTTTGTGCTAAATCACCTTTCAGGCGCGTTCGGCCAGTTCAAACCAGCGGCTGGTTTTCTTTTCTATTTTGGCGTTGAGTTTTTCGTATTGTTTTGATTTCTCCTGCAATTCGTCGTGACTAAGTTTTCCGCTGCTTATTTCAGTTTCAAGCGCTTCCTTTTTCTGCTCAAGTTTTGCAATATTTTCTTCCAATTTGTTATACTCCCGGCGTTCATTATAGCTGAGCCTTTGTTCATCGGTGGATGAGGATGAATGATTTTGAGCAGAGGAATCTGTTTCTTGTTTTGGTTCCGGGGAGGATGTAGATGAAGAGGATAATTGTTCTTCCAAGATCTGTTCTCTGTACTCTTCGTATGTACCGTGGTGATCCCTTATTTGCCCTTCACCTTCAAAAATAAAATAGTGATCAACTAGCTTATCCATGAAAAAGCGATCATGTGAGACGATGATCAAGCATCCTTCAAAATCCAGGAGAAACTCCTCTAATTTATTAAGGGTCAGCAGATCAAGATCATTAGTGGGTTCATCCAAAATGAGAAAGTTAGGGTTTTGGATAAGTACTAACATTAGTGCCAGCCGGCGTTTTTCGCCACCGCTAAGCTTGCGCACATGTGTATATTGCATTTCAGAGGTGAACATAAAGTGCTCAAGAAAACGGGAGGCCGTAATTTTTTTGCCGTTGGCCAGTTTAATAATTTTAGCCTCGTTCTGAATAATATCGATGACCCGTTCATCTTCATCAAACTCCAGTCCCTGCTGTTCATAATGGCCAAATACGACGGTTTTACCGGTTCGTATTTTTCCGGAATCCGCCTGCTCTTTTCCGGTAATCATATCTAGGAAGGTGCTTTTACCGGCCCCGTTTTCGCCAATTATCCCGATACGCTCTCCCTCTTCAAAAGTGTAATAGAAGCTATCCAGTATTTTATTGTCATCAAACTTTTTGGAAACATTTTTAAGTTCTAAAATTTTACCTCCAAGCCGTGGCATATCAATACTCAAGCGCAATTCCGGATCTTTGGGTCCGGTTTCGGTTTTATCCTTTAGTTCCTTGAAATCATCAATACGGGATTTAGATTTAGTGGTCCGGGCTTTGGGTGAGCGGCGCATCCATTCGAGCTCTTTTTTGAAGAGTTGCTGGGCTTTGTGAGCTTCTTTGCGTTCAATTTCTCTTCGCTCCGAACGCTTCTCCAGAAAATACTGATAGTTGCCTTTATGATGGTATAGTTTGCCTCCTTCCAGTTCGAGGATGTGGTCGCAAATCCGATCCAGAAAGTAACGATCGTGGGTGACCATCAAAAGTGTTCTGTTGGTACTAATGAGATATTCCTCTAACCACTCGATCATGGCAATATCCAGGTGGTTTGTGGGTTCATCAAGGATAAGAAGATCCGGATTATCGAGGAGCACAAAAGCAAGGGCCACACGTTTGCGTTCTCCACCGGAGAGGGTGGCGATGGATTGGTCAAGATTGTGAATATTAAGCTTGCTCAGAATCTTTTCCATGCGCTGCTCATAATCCCAGGCGCCGACGGTATCCATGGCCTCAGAAGCACGTTCAAACTTTTTCCGGTTCTCTTCATTGTAATCTTCTGCCTGTTGTTCAGCGGCTTGGTGGTATTGCTGTATTATTTCAACGGTTTGATTGTCATTTTGAGCAATGAATTCCCTGATCGTCAGGTTTTCATCCAGATTGGGATCCTGTTCCAGAAATCCGATTCGTATATCATTTTGGACCATTACTTTTCCACCGTCGGGCTGTTCCTCGCCGGCCAGAATTTTCAAAAGGGTAGATTTGCCGGTCCCGTTCTCCGCAATAAGAGCTGTTTTATCTCCTTCGGTAATACCGAACGACAGTCCTTGAAAAAGTACTTTTGGACCATAATTTTTAGATAGATTTTCCGTAGAAAGATAGGTCATAAATTACTTAATAGTCATTTATCGGATTATAAAATTTTGAAAGAGATCTCTGTTTGATTCCTTAGCGGCTGAGAATTTTTGCGAGAATAACAGCCTGAATATTATAAGCTTATTCAATCGAATTCTCATACATTTTTTCACCAGCAGTGATTGCTACTGACAGCTGATTTTCCAGGGGTGGGAGGGGACATGTTGCGTAGTCGGTAAACACACAGGGAGGATTATAAGCCTTATTAAAATCAATAGAGGTAACACTATTTTTGTTCGGAGTGTTTATATAGAGATACCTTCCGCCATCGTAGGTGGATTTACCATTGGTTTTATCTCCCAGGATGATGAAAAACTCTTCGTCATTATCCGGATGACCTAACGGTGCTAACTGATATTCTTGGTCATTAATGGTAAAATGAAGGGTTCCGTATAGTGAATCTTGGTAGCTTTCACCAAGTATATCAGGAATAGTAACAGTGCGGGGAGACTCAAAACGTTCAAAGGTTGCTTTTATATTCCATTTACGATCAACGGGAAAGCGATCAATGCCATCGAAGGTTGAAAAATTAGGATGTTTGGTATCTTTGAGACGCAGGTAGTAATCCCCCCGCCTTTCTATGATATACCAGATAAAATCATTGTGCCTTAGTTTGGTGGGAGCTTGCTCTCCCTGGACCTGGAGGTCAATTTCAGAAATGGTATCTCCTTCTGAACTTACTGAAGCTTCGGGATCCGCAAAAAAGGTCAGGGAATCCTCCTTGCGTATAATAGTTCCGATATATGGAGCTACTCTGTCAGGAAGAATAATATCATTGGTGGAGTCAGCCCCGACGGCATGTTCCCCCTTTTCAATTCTGTATAGTCCGGCCAGGCTTAGCCAGCTGTCTTCTTCCTGCAGAGATTCAATGCGTTGTTTGTGCCATTCATTAATAGTTTGAAAGTATTCTTCATCACTCATACGATCCTGCTCTGTACTGCAGGAAATAATAATACATAACCCCAAAAAAGGCATGACCTTATAGAGGATAGATACGATTTGAAGAAACATCGGAGATAGATTTGCCTACATCGTTAAAGATTTTCAGGGACATGAACGAGCATTGGAACATGGGTATGATAGGTCAGTTCTTGTGTATTGTTGGCCCAAAGCAGTGTTCTCAAAAATACTTTTTTATACCGGATGAGGATAATCAGAGATACCGGATATTCTTCGAGGAAGCTCGAAACCCCTTTGGAAAATCGTTCTGCTTCAAGGTGATGGAATTCGAGTTTTGAATAATCGATCTCCTCTTTTATTAAATCTTTAAATCCTCTGAAGCGGATATCAGTATCCATATCCTTCTCTTCGGAAACATGAAGCACATGAACTTCCGCATCAAAAATGCTGGCCAGAAAGACGGTCGATTTAAGCGCTTCCATATCCTTGGACCGGAAATCCGTAGCAAAAAGGAAACGATCGAGATAGGGCTTCTTACTGTTAATAGGCACGGTCATGACCGGAATTTCTGAATCAAGAATGACATCAGACGTGACATTCCCGTAAAGAATACGTTTTAAGCTGGATTCCCCCTTAGTGCCCATAACCAAAAGATCAGCCCCTATTTCATCGGCCTTTTGATTGATAACCCCATAAGGCTTACCTCTTTCAATGTGATATTCAATATTCAGATGTTCGAAGTCGGATGCTGCTTCCGCTATGAGCTCCTCAAAATGCTCTTCGGCTTTTTCAATAAGAGCATCTACTGTTTCTTCAACGCGGGTTGCAAAATCATACGGCTCTTCAATAGCATGTAATAAATGTAGTTCTGCGTCGGCTTGAGCTGCTATTTTAACGGCGTAGGTATAAGCCTGGGCGGCATCCTCTGTAAAATCCGTTGGAAATAAAATTGTTTTTAAATGATCCATCTTCTCGATTTTTTGAATGGTTGTGTTGCTAAATTACACTTCCATTAATAGTAAATAAAGTAAGTAGAATAATTTTTTGCTATGGTATCCCATTTAGCTCCCGTGTTCCAAAAGAATCTGTTTAATTGATCTCCAGATCAATAGATACCTCTTTGTATGTTTTATAAAAGAGTGGAACCATAAGAGCTGCAATATAACAAATGATACCAATAGCAACGAATGTGAAAGCAACTGTTCGGTCATATTGCAATGCATCTAATTGGAATAACAAGTTGTACCAGTCATGGGCCTCTTCACCCAGGTTGCCAATAAGTGGTAGTTGACGTTCACTTGCATCGGCCGCATATCCGGCTACGTCCATCCAGCTGAATCCTAACAAACAAAATGATAGCTGAACTCCAATGCTTTTTCTGTTAATCCAGCAAAATATTAAAATAGCCAGAGGTAGTAATATCTGGAATAAAGAACCTCCTAAAATAGTGATAAACCGGAAACCAAAAATACCGAAGAATGTATGTCCCGCTTCATGAGTAATGAGCAAGAAGGTATCTATAAACAGGTGAACAATATTGAGTGGAAAAGGATAGGAATAGTTAACTGAAAAAAAGATGTTGAAACGAAGTGCCCAGTACATCTGATGGATAGAATAGATAATGAAGGGGAGAATAAGGAATGAGGCCCACCATTTTTTAAAAAATGCAGCTGTTATTTTTTTTAGTCTCTCAGTTTGCATGCCATTTATCTTATTTTAATCTGATCCCTTCTCATATATCAATTATCCATCAGATCCCGAAAGGTGTCTTTGCCTTTTAAAAAATAATCCCACACCAGACGAACGGGAAGGATAGTAGGGGGATCTGATTGCTGTTTGCGGCTTTGTTGCAGGTTTTGCCTCTTCTCATGAGTAACCGTGAATTCTGTCCAGAAATGATAGTGGGCTTTGGCTATAGCAATAAATTCATTCCAATTACCTGTTAAAAGGGAACGCAAGCCTGCAATGATATCCAGTAGATATCTTCCCCAAAAGCGCGTGATCAGGCTTTCTGTACTACAGTTCTTCCAAAGCATTTTTAAGCTGTTGCGATAATTGTAATAGAGCTTTCGCGGAGAATCCATCGGAAGGGATCCGCCACCAAGGTGATAGATCATGCTATCGGGACAATAACGAACCTTATAGCCGGCATTCCATACCCGCCAGCATAGATCGATTTCTTCCATATGAAATTCGAAATCCTCATCAAATCCCCCATGTTCTTCGAATATTTCTTTTCGGATGGCCAGGGCGGCTCCGCTGGCCCAAAGAATCTCCTGTTCATCATCATATTGGCCTTTATCCATCTCGATCGTGTCAAAAACTCGTCCCCTGCAAAACGGGTAGCCATATTTATCCAGATATCCACCTGCCGCTCCTGCATATTCAAAGTATTCGGGCTGTCTGTCAGATCGCAACTTGGGTTGTACGGCTGCCGTTCTGGAATTTTTAAAGCAGTTGGATAAGCCATTCAGCCAGTCCGGCTCTACGCGAACGTCATTGTTAAGGAAAACAAGAATTTCTCCATTTGCATAGGAAACGGCCCGGTTATTACCCCCGCAGTATCCATAATTTTTATCCAGAGAGGCAATCTTAATATTAGGGTACTGTTCCTGCACCCAATTTTTTGATCCGTCAGTGGATGCATTATCTGCCAAAATTATTTCATAGTCCGGATAGTTGGTCGCTGTAACACTCGGAAGATATTCCTGTAGATGATGTAAGGCATTCCAGGAAACGATAATTATGCTAAAAGAGGGCAACATAAATAATTTAGATAAAGATAAAATGTTTTGATTGCCAGCGTTAACGTTTTAATCTGCTAAGAAAGAGTTGAAGGTAGTAATTAAATAGTAAAGATCGAATAAGTGTCATGCATGGGAAAAGGTGGAAATCTATTTTTCAATTGATGTAATTTTTACTGATACTGAAACTTTGTACATTTGGTAGTGTTTTGATTGTATAGATGAAAATGAAGAAGGAGCATGATTAAGGTTGGCCTAATTTCGGATACACATAATTACCTTGATCCTCAGGTAGCGGAATATTTTGCAGATCGTGATGAAATATGGCACGCCGGGGATTTTGGAACTATTGGCATCGCTGAACAACTCAAATCCATTGCACCATTAACCGGGGTTTATGGTAATATCGATGGAAATAAAATTCGTCAGGAATATCCGAAGCACCAACGGTTTGAACGACAGGGGATTGATATTTGGA
This genomic interval carries:
- a CDS encoding DUF1684 domain-containing protein — its product is MSDEEYFQTINEWHKQRIESLQEEDSWLSLAGLYRIEKGEHAVGADSTNDIILPDRVAPYIGTIIRKEDSLTFFADPEASVSSEGDTISEIDLQVQGEQAPTKLRHNDFIWYIIERRGDYYLRLKDTKHPNFSTFDGIDRFPVDRKWNIKATFERFESPRTVTIPDILGESYQDSLYGTLHFTINDQEYQLAPLGHPDNDEEFFIILGDKTNGKSTYDGGRYLYINTPNKNSVTSIDFNKAYNPPCVFTDYATCPLPPLENQLSVAITAGEKMYENSIE
- a CDS encoding glycosyltransferase family 2 protein; this translates as MLPSFSIIIVSWNALHHLQEYLPSVTATNYPDYEIILADNASTDGSKNWVQEQYPNIKIASLDKNYGYCGGNNRAVSYANGEILVFLNNDVRVEPDWLNGLSNCFKNSRTAAVQPKLRSDRQPEYFEYAGAAGGYLDKYGYPFCRGRVFDTIEMDKGQYDDEQEILWASGAALAIRKEIFEEHGGFDEDFEFHMEEIDLCWRVWNAGYKVRYCPDSMIYHLGGGSLPMDSPRKLYYNYRNSLKMLWKNCSTESLITRFWGRYLLDIIAGLRSLLTGNWNEFIAIAKAHYHFWTEFTVTHEKRQNLQQSRKQQSDPPTILPVRLVWDYFLKGKDTFRDLMDN
- a CDS encoding ABC-F family ATP-binding cassette domain-containing protein; this translates as MTYLSTENLSKNYGPKVLFQGLSFGITEGDKTALIAENGTGKSTLLKILAGEEQPDGGKVMVQNDIRIGFLEQDPNLDENLTIREFIAQNDNQTVEIIQQYHQAAEQQAEDYNEENRKKFERASEAMDTVGAWDYEQRMEKILSKLNIHNLDQSIATLSGGERKRVALAFVLLDNPDLLILDEPTNHLDIAMIEWLEEYLISTNRTLLMVTHDRYFLDRICDHILELEGGKLYHHKGNYQYFLEKRSERREIERKEAHKAQQLFKKELEWMRRSPKARTTKSKSRIDDFKELKDKTETGPKDPELRLSIDMPRLGGKILELKNVSKKFDDNKILDSFYYTFEEGERIGIIGENGAGKSTFLDMITGKEQADSGKIRTGKTVVFGHYEQQGLEFDEDERVIDIIQNEAKIIKLANGKKITASRFLEHFMFTSEMQYTHVRKLSGGEKRRLALMLVLIQNPNFLILDEPTNDLDLLTLNKLEEFLLDFEGCLIIVSHDRFFMDKLVDHYFIFEGEGQIRDHHGTYEEYREQILEEQLSSSSTSSPEPKQETDSSAQNHSSSSTDEQRLSYNERREYNKLEENIAKLEQKKEALETEISSGKLSHDELQEKSKQYEKLNAKIEKKTSRWFELAERA
- a CDS encoding universal stress protein, translating into MDHLKTILFPTDFTEDAAQAYTYAVKIAAQADAELHLLHAIEEPYDFATRVEETVDALIEKAEEHFEELIAEAASDFEHLNIEYHIERGKPYGVINQKADEIGADLLVMGTKGESSLKRILYGNVTSDVILDSEIPVMTVPINSKKPYLDRFLFATDFRSKDMEALKSTVFLASIFDAEVHVLHVSEEKDMDTDIRFRGFKDLIKEEIDYSKLEFHHLEAERFSKGVSSFLEEYPVSLIILIRYKKVFLRTLLWANNTQELTYHTHVPMLVHVPENL